One Megalops cyprinoides isolate fMegCyp1 chromosome 17, fMegCyp1.pri, whole genome shotgun sequence DNA window includes the following coding sequences:
- the LOC118791898 gene encoding LOW QUALITY PROTEIN: ER membrane protein complex subunit 7-like (The sequence of the model RefSeq protein was modified relative to this genomic sequence to represent the inferred CDS: inserted 2 bases in 1 codon) — protein sequence MLSQGRISEVWCVLPALFAVSVCFSDTEAGPGPAAIQLNGDRFKIEGRAIVPNMKAQDWISTARVLVEGEEHVGFLRRDGSFAVNDVPPGSYVVEIVSPAFRFEPVRVDIASKGKVRARAVKYMKSSEVIRQPYPLQMRSCGPRSYFVKRETWGWTDFFMNPMVMMMVLPLLIIVLLPKVINTNDPEMRKEMEQSMNMLNPNHELPDVSEFMTKLFSKSSGKSXGGSGKGSKAGLLKRR from the exons ATGTTGTCACAAGGGAGGATCTCAGAAGTATGGTGTGTGTTACCAGCTTTGTTTgcggtgtctgtgtgtttcagtgataCGGAGGCTGGGCCGGGACCTGCCGCTATACAGTTGAATGGTGACCGTTTTAAAATCGAAGGCCGTGCGATCGTGCCCAATATGAAAGCACAAGACTGGATTTCTACAGCTCGTGTTTTAGTGGAAGGAGAAGAGCACGTAGGATTTTTAAG AAGGGATGGTAGTTTTGCCGTGAATGATGTTCCCCCGGGATCATATGTGGTGGAAATCGTATCACCAGCGTTTAGATTTGAACCTGTTCGCGTGGACATCGCGTCTAAAGGGAAAGTGAG GGCCCGTGCAGTGAAGTACATGAAGTCGTCAGAGGTGATCCGGCAGCCGTACCCACTGCAGATGAGGTCGTGCGGCCCTCGCTCTTACTTTGTAAAGAGGGAGACCTGGGGCTGGACTGATTTCTTCATGAACCCTATG GTTATGATGATGGTACTTCCCTTGCTGATTATTGTCCTCCTGCCAAAAGTCATCAACACTAACGACCCCGAGATGAGAAAG GAGATGGAGCAGTCTATGAACATGCTGAACCCGAACCATGAGCTGCCAGATGTGTCAGAGTTCATGACCAAACTCTTCTCCAAGAGCTCAGGAAAGTC GGGGGGGAGCGGGAAGGGCAGCAAGGCTGGCCTGCTGAAGCGAAGGTAG